GCTCCACATAGCGTTTGTACGCGAGGTAATATTTCATGATGTTGCTGACGTATTGCACCGTCTCCCGTCCGATGTCCCTGGCCGCGACAATTTCAACATTGTAAAACCACTTATTGGCGTCCAATCCCTGCGCGGTGGCCTTGCGGCGCAACGTTGAGACTCGGCCCGGCCCCGCGTTGTAGGCTGCCAGTGCGAATAATTGCCGGTTCAGTTCGTCCATTTGGGGATCGCGAAAATATTGGTCCATCAACCAGCGTAGATATTTCGTACCGGCGTGCAGGTTGTTTTCCAACCGTTCCATGTTATCTAGGTAAATGGGATGTCCCGCCGCCGTGGCGGGTAGAACTTGCATCACGCCCACCGCTCCTGAAGCGCTGTGGGCGTTTTGATTGAAGTGCGATTCCTGATACGCCTGCGCGCCCACCAACAACCAGTCCAGCCGGTACTGCTGCGCATATTGTTGCAGCAGCGCCTTGCCCTCGTTAAACCGCTGCAAATCCTCGGTCGAAATGGGGTTGCTCAGATAATTGGTGCTGCGCAGGAAACGGTTGATCATGATGTTGCCGAACAGCGTGCCTTTTTTATGCTGCTGCGCAAATTCATCCACCACCGTCTTCAATGCCGGGCTATTCTTCCTCATCGCCCAGCCCACGGAACCGCCCGTGCTGAGCGGAAACGCTTCATGCACGATTAGCTGGGGATACACCCGGCTCCACAGGCGCGCCGTATATTCATCGGTAACGCTGATGTTCAGTGCGCCGGCCTGTACCAGTTCGAGCAAATCCTCGTCTTCCAGATTCTCATTCGCCTCGCCAATGCGCACGGCTTCCGCGCCAGCGGTAGCCAGCGTCTGATTCAGTTTTTCCAGGCTTCGCCGCGCGCTGCTGGAAGGGCGCACCACCACTTCCCGTCCCGCCAGATCGCGCAGTGACCGTAAGACAGGTGCCGCCGGTCCGGTCACCACCACCTCTTTGACCTCGGTGGCAAAGGGAGTGGAGAAGGCCGCCTGGGCCAGTCGGTCCGGGGTGGCGGCCAACATCACGGCCACCAAGTCTCCGCGCCCGGCCACCAAGTCCGGAATTAACCGATCCCGCGCGACTGGAATAAAAACGACCTGTACTTTTAACGTGCCGGTTTGCAATTTTTGATTGAGGACTTTTTCAAACTCTCTCGCAAATTCATAACTGATGCCGGATTGCTGTCCGCGTGTGATATCGTAGTACATGCGGCTGAACGGGACGAGCACGCGGATGAATCGGCGTTGAACCATGCCATCCAAATCGCCGGTCCATGGCTCGGAGATCCTCGACCACACCTCCCCGTACAAGGCAGCTTCTGGGAGGGGTAGGGGAGTTGGAGTGGCCAGGGGTTCAACGGAGCTGGCGGTGCTGGTTAAAAACAACACCAGGCCGCAGATCCAGCCGGGTCGCGTCGCGCATGTCTCATGACCTTTGGTACTCAATGCTGTAAGTAAAGCGTAAAACCTGGATCGCGTCAAACACGTTTGCTGCTAACGTCCGTCCGCCAAACTCGCGATTCCTCGCGAATCATTCTCCTTTTCCCATACGTCTTATTCGTCCTCTCGGAGCACTATGCTATAATTTTTCACCTCTCAATCCCGATGAAAAAGAAGACTTGCCGCCCAACCCACCGACGGACAAACTTTCGGGCACGAACACCGTCGGTATGACCGATGGAAAACAATCACCGAGTATGATCGCAACTATATTCAGAAAGCCGTTTGGTCTTTTATTGTTATCAGCCTTCTTGGTAGGGTTTGGTAGGGGTATCCAGGCTGCCAACTTCTTTGTCGCCCCCACCGGCAATGATGCCAACGCCGGCACGCAGGAAAAGCCGTTTGCCAGCATCCAGCGCGCCCAGGATGCCGTCGCAGCAGGCGACACCGTATTTATCCGGGGCGGCACCTATGTCATGGTGGAAAGTCAGATCGCCAAAAAATATCGCATTTGGGCTTATGTCACGCTGCTGGATAAAAGCGGCACCCAAGATAAACCCATCCGCTACTGGGCGTATGAGAAGGAAACGCCCGTGTTCGATTTCTCCCGAGTAAAACCAGAACTGCGCGTCACCGCCTTTTTTGTGACAGGCTCGTGGATACATCTGAAGGGGCTGGAGGTCATCGGCGTGCAGGTGACGCTCAAGGGGCACACCCAATCCATCTGTTTCGACAATGAAGGCAGCCATAATATCTATGAGCGGCTGAGCATGCATGACGGCCAGGCCATCGGCATTTATAGCATCAAGGGTTCGGATAACCTTTTTCTAAACTGCGACGCCTACCGGAATCACGATTATGTTTCCGAGGATGGGCGGGGTGGCAACACGGATGGTTTTGGTTGTCATCCGCCGGCGGGCGGCACCGGGAATGTATTCCGGGGATGCCGCGCCTGGTTCAACAGCGACGACGGCTTTGACTGCATCAATGCGCATGAGTCCGTCACGTTTGAAAATTGCTGGGCGTTCTACAACGGGTTCTCGCCAACCTTTAAAAGCCTTGGCGACGGGAACGGCTTCAAGGCGGGTGGGTATGGCTCAACTGCGGTGGACCGGCTGCCCAAAACCATCCCCCGGCATACTGTGCGTTTCTGCCTCGCCGTCCGCAACAAGGCCAGCGGCTTCTACTCGAATCATCATCTGGGTGGCAGCGACTGGTTTAATAACACCGGGTACCGTAATGGGGCGAACTTCAACATGCTTTGCCGGTTGGCCGATAATCATACGGATGTGCCCGGCCACGGGCACAAGCTCCGCAACAACCTGGCCTTCAAAGGGCGCTCGGACCTGACCCAACTGGACGCCGCCAAAAGTGACGCTGCGAACAACTCGTTCACCATGGACTTGAAGGTTACCGACCAGGATTTCCTCAGCCTCGATGAAGCGCAGTTGATCAAGCCGCGCCAGCCCAACGGCGACCTACCCGTAATTACCTTGCTCCATCTGGCGGACGGCAGCCCGTTGGTTGGCAAAGGCGTTGATGTGGGATTTCCGTTTCATGGTCCCCGTCCCAACCTTGGCGCATTTGAGAAGTGACACCCTTATTTGGCGCAGGCGCCCGCGATGCTCAGGGTCAGGTCTATGGTGTCCGCAACCTTGTCCTGCGGCGCGGCGGGGTTGAGGTTGAAGTCGCTGCGCTTGATGCTGAAATTGGCACGGATGACGAGCAGATCACCTTTCATCTGGCCGTTGGTGCGGGCGGCCAGCTTGTCTTTCAGGTAGGTCAGTTTCACCGGCACGGTTAATTCCTTGGTCACCCCTTTGAGCGTGAAGTTGCCGGTGACCTCCACCGTGGTGGTGCCGGCCTCGTTTTTCGCGTTCTTCACGGAAGTGGTTTCAAAGGTGATCTCCGGGAATTTCTCCACGTTCAGCCACTGTTCGCCGTGCAGGTGACCTTTCATGATCGGGTTGGGTACTTGCAGGGTGTTTGCTGTCACAACGATTTTGCCTTTGGTATTCGCCGGATTTTCCGGATCGAATTCCACCGTGCCGGTGATTCCGTTGGCGCTGCCATTGATGGCCTCCAGCGGGGCGTCGAGTTTGAAGACGGCGTTGTTCACGCTTTTTGGATCTTTGAAGTCGAACGTTTGCGGCGCTGCCAGCGCACTGCTGCCCACCGCCAGAACGAACGTTAATAGTGCGAGGTTTCTTTTCATGTGATTTCAGGTTGTGTTTGTATTGATGGTTTTACGGAACAGCAGGGAAACGCCAGCCAGGATTCCTGCGCCCAGCCAGCCGCATCCCAGAAAATCCAGACCGGGAACAAATCGCTTCTGGTAGGTGATCCCCTCAATGCCAGTCACCTCGTCCAGCGTCTTCACGGGCACGCTGGTTT
This portion of the Verrucomicrobiota bacterium genome encodes:
- a CDS encoding DUF4990 domain-containing protein — protein: MIATIFRKPFGLLLLSAFLVGFGRGIQAANFFVAPTGNDANAGTQEKPFASIQRAQDAVAAGDTVFIRGGTYVMVESQIAKKYRIWAYVTLLDKSGTQDKPIRYWAYEKETPVFDFSRVKPELRVTAFFVTGSWIHLKGLEVIGVQVTLKGHTQSICFDNEGSHNIYERLSMHDGQAIGIYSIKGSDNLFLNCDAYRNHDYVSEDGRGGNTDGFGCHPPAGGTGNVFRGCRAWFNSDDGFDCINAHESVTFENCWAFYNGFSPTFKSLGDGNGFKAGGYGSTAVDRLPKTIPRHTVRFCLAVRNKASGFYSNHHLGGSDWFNNTGYRNGANFNMLCRLADNHTDVPGHGHKLRNNLAFKGRSDLTQLDAAKSDAANNSFTMDLKVTDQDFLSLDEAQLIKPRQPNGDLPVITLLHLADGSPLVGKGVDVGFPFHGPRPNLGAFEK
- a CDS encoding transporter substrate-binding domain-containing protein, encoding MVQRRFIRVLVPFSRMYYDITRGQQSGISYEFAREFEKVLNQKLQTGTLKVQVVFIPVARDRLIPDLVAGRGDLVAVMLAATPDRLAQAAFSTPFATEVKEVVVTGPAAPVLRSLRDLAGREVVVRPSSSARRSLEKLNQTLATAGAEAVRIGEANENLEDEDLLELVQAGALNISVTDEYTARLWSRVYPQLIVHEAFPLSTGGSVGWAMRKNSPALKTVVDEFAQQHKKGTLFGNIMINRFLRSTNYLSNPISTEDLQRFNEGKALLQQYAQQYRLDWLLVGAQAYQESHFNQNAHSASGAVGVMQVLPATAAGHPIYLDNMERLENNLHAGTKYLRWLMDQYFRDPQMDELNRQLFALAAYNAGPGRVSTLRRKATAQGLDANKWFYNVEIVAARDIGRETVQYVSNIMKYYLAYKRYVEQDALKSKVRQSVITDKVKP
- a CDS encoding YceI family protein encodes the protein MKRNLALLTFVLAVGSSALAAPQTFDFKDPKSVNNAVFKLDAPLEAINGSANGITGTVEFDPENPANTKGKIVVTANTLQVPNPIMKGHLHGEQWLNVEKFPEITFETTSVKNAKNEAGTTTVEVTGNFTLKGVTKELTVPVKLTYLKDKLAARTNGQMKGDLLVIRANFSIKRSDFNLNPAAPQDKVADTIDLTLSIAGACAK